The Vibrio fortis DNA segment TTTAGAGAATTTTGTTCATAGTCTTGTGCTGGCGAAGGAAAGCCACTGATGCCGAGCGATGCTTTTAAAGGGATAACTCTCATTTTGTACCAATACTGTGTATTTATACAGTAAGTATGAAATAAGGCATCTGAATGTTCAAGAGTTTGAGAATTCGATTGGTGATTTTGAAAACAGAAATGTAAAAAAAGAGATTAGTTTTAGAGACTTACAAACGAAAGAAAACCACTCAAACGAGTGGTTTCTACTTTTTATTGAAAACTTAATGGTATGTGTTTGTGCTGTAAAATAGCTCCAAGTCTAAAGTTGTTGTAGTAGTAAGGATCAGTCACTTTCGAGGTATCCCAACCGCTTATATCTTGGTCAAAACCTTGATTCCACGAAAACATGATCATAAAGTTTGTACCTGAAGATACATCCCAACCACTAATATCTTGATTAAATGAATCTGCGCTGGAGAACATACCTTCAAAAGTAGTTCCGTTTGATACATCCCAACCACCTATATCAACATTGAAAGTTGAGTTGTTTGAAAATAATCTACTAAAATCAGTTATTTGAGATACATTAGCAAATTGGATTTCTCTGTCTTTTGTTTGTGGATCTGCTATCAATGCATCTAAATTACTTCTATCAATAGGAGCTTGGATTTTGTCATTATGAAATGCTGCTGGCACATCAGACATATCCATTTTTGATAAAGATAAGCTTATAAAATCCTGCCAGTTGTTTGCACTTGAAGTATCCCAACCACTTAAATCATGTTGATAATCTACGTGAGTTAAAAACATGTAGGAAAAGTTTTGAACGGAAGACGTATCCCAACCACTTAAATCATGATTAAAGGTACTTGGCAAAGCCATAGGTTGCATGAACATACCTTCCATACTAATGACGTTTGAAGTGTCCCAACCACTGATATCTTGGTTAAAATTCTCATGTTCAGTGAATAAATAAGACATGTCTGTGATTTTGCCAGTACAAACTTTTGTTACATCATCACCATTATCTATCATTGCATCTAAATCAGACCTTGTTAAATCTGGACCTACACATGCAGGATTTACAGGTGGATTAGGATTTCCTTTTGTAAACTCGATATTTTCAGATGAAATTAAAGCGACAAAATCAGCAGCACTCGCATAAACACTTGTTAAACCTGATAATGCTAAAACAGCAATTTTAAAATTATTCATATAAACTCCTTTTTTGATTGAATATATAATTTAAATACCACATCAAAATCGAAGAGCAAGATTTCTCAAAATCAGTTAATCATTTATACATTAGATAAATGAAAAATAATTTTTAAAGCATATGAAAAAAGAAGCCGAAGCTTCTTTTTTATTTTCTGGAAGTTAAAGACGGAAATATCTCTTAAAATTCTCATCACTTCTGTATTTTCTATAAAGTTTCTCTAAAAGAAAAACATTAATGTATGCATTGCCATTCTCATACTTCAAAAGTTCTTTTGAGTTTAATCTGTTTAAAAGTTTTGCATTTCTAATTCTTGAACATTTCAACAGCACATAAGAATCATTTACGTCATGAGTTTTAACTAAATAATCTAAGTAACCTTTCACATTTTCTAAGAACAAGTTTAAGTGAACTTCTGATGAACTAACAAAACGACTCTCTAAAACTGGCTTTTCGTAATGTCTACTAACTTTTCTCATAACCTCTTTGTAGTGCTTTTCGTAAATGCAAAGTCTTTGACCACGCTTAAAAATCACATTGTGTTTAAGCAAAAATGCTTTAAAACAAAATAATTTCGTTCTCGAAAAAGTGATGACATTATCACTTTCACTACACTCAACACTGTTTACAGCATTAAGGATTCTTTTTTGAATATCATACATAGAACCCCCTTACTTCACTGGTAGCTGTGTTGGACAGCCATTCAAATCTTTATCGGTGGTAATCCAAGATTGGGTAAGATTGTTGTAAGGAGTCCCATTGCCATTCCAGCATTTATAGTAGTATTTTGATGTGGTTTTTCTACCAGAGTGATCAACAATTTTTGTATTGATTTTCAACCAGTAAACTTTTCCAGTTTTATGAATTGTCTGTATTCGCTTAATCGTGACATTCTCTTTCAACATGTATGTAGAATCTGATGTGTTATACATATCGCTTGCAAAAAGATTGCTTGAAAACAATAAAGACACAGCACTCAGTATTATTGTATTTTTTAGCTTCATTTAAAATTCCTCCGTTTTATTTTTTATATAGCATGGAGAAAAATTAAAGCAAAAAGAGAAAGTAATATTTCATTTAACTAAACAACAAAAAAATAAAAAAGAGGTGATATTTCACCTCTTTCTTGAAAATTAAAGTTTTGTAGCTAAGTCTTCAAAAGTCTGACAGTCATAAGCATGGCATACTCTTTTTATGTATTCGATACCTCTAAATTGTTGAGCATAACCATCTCTCTGAACATGCGAATGAGTACCAAAGCGACCTCCATTGTAAACTTCAAATAAGCGATATTTTTTAAAGTCTGACTTCCACCATTTTCCACGCAGTTTGATTGAGAAGTCGCAAACTTTGTTTAACGCATTTGAAATATCATCCTCACTCAATGCAATTTCAAGTTCGTCAACTGGCTTATGAGCTTTTTGCTCATAGCGTTCGTCTGCTCGTTCTTCTGCTCTAAGGAACGTATGGACATTTTTAGAGTAATCTTTGTCGTATTCAACACTGTTTTTAACAGACATCTCTTTACGAACCTTGCTGATGATATGACTGCATGATGTATACCAACAAACATCAATACCATCAAACTGCATTTTGTTACGCTTGCAAAAACCAGATAATGCAGATGATGTGTGAATCTCGAATCTCCATTTCTCAATATTAAACTTGAAAGTAGCATCAACTTGCTTTTCAGGTTCGACCTCTGAGAAAGTGTATTTCTTAAATCTTGGTAAGCTACCTTTAAAAGCTTTTTGAGGTACTGGTACTAAGTAACCTTCTACCGTAGAACCAACTTCAAAAGACTCTGTAAGCTTATCGATTACTAAATCTGCCTCTACTTTTTCTACTTTGATTCTAAAATTTGCTCTGTTTTTTTTGACGATCTCTATTTTTTTCATAATTCATATTCCTCTTTGTTGTTTGATTTGGTTTGTGTAAAAAATAACTCTTTAAATATTTCATCTTTGATCAACTCTTTTTCGATAAAATGTTTTAAATCAACGCTAATAAAACTCTTGTTTTTGTTTTTTGGATCAACAGTGGTAAATCCATTGCTAATAAGAAACTGACTTAATTTTCTTGATGAGAAACTAATATCATTCAAATAAGTCAATCCTCTATTATCTGTAAAGTTTTGTGATCTTATAAGCCTTGCAATTTTTGAATTCACATATTCAGTATTCAAATGTTGTATGCTTTTACAATTAAGAGATTTTGAATGATTTTGTAGTTCTTCATACAAAGCTTGCGAAAAGCCTTTGTGGATGTATCTATTAGTTGGTTTAGTCTTATGCAATGCTGTTGTGTAACCAAGCTTGGTTAGGACATTTCTCATAGGTTTAAGATTGGTATGTGAGACTAAAACATAATCATTTATATTTTTTTGTTTTAGCTCCTTTTTAAATCTACTTGATACCTCTCTTATAATTTCTATTGTACTTTTTTCCATAAATCCCCTTTTTATTTAAAAAACTAATGTAGTTTGTTTATTATCTAAATCCTTAAAAATCACATATGTATCTTCTTCATTTACAACACGAATACTGAAATCAATTTTGAAATATTCTAAAATATCTATAAAAGGCTTAACTGGCAATCTTGATAGTGGCGTTGATAGTGTCGGATAATCTCTAAAAGACGAAAGATACATAGATTGCGAAATATGGTATCTATTCACCCCATCATCTCTATGATTATCGCTGTAACGAACCATATATATCGCATCTCTAAGATTCTTATCATAGTCTACAATCAAGTCATTTAATGCTAACTGATGATCGATTTCTCTTTCATAAGACTCACAATACAAGTCGTAAACTTCTTCATTTTGCATCAATGTATCTGAGTCTATGTCTAATTCACCTTCGCTAAAACCTAAACTAATCAAATCATCATCCAACCTACAATCAATCTCTATATATGATATAGCTTCAATTTTCTTTTCTTTTTCTGTTGTTATCTCACCATAGTTGTAAAATATACTTTTCATAATAATTCCTTAATATTTAATTTTTGTTTCTATAATAATTTATATCATGTAATTTAATTAATTCAAGTTAATTAATTCAAATAAATTAAATTATTTCGAAAAATCCCAATTGCATCACATTATTTCAGCATTAAAATATTTAATTAATTTTTAAATTAACGAATTTTAAAATAAAAACACTTTTAATTTTTGCAAAAAATAATTGAAGTGATAAATATTATAGTATCACTCACTTAAAAAATATGGAGGAAATAAAGATGAGTTATTACTTGAATTATTATGTTGATTTAAAAAATGCAAAAGTTGATGATGAAATTGCAATTTTGAGAACTGAGTTCAGAGATATGCTTTTAAATTATGGTGAAGACAACATTTATGAGGTCTACAAAGTTCTTAAATCGATTATGTTTGATGAGATGTTTTTGTTAGTTCACAACGAGCATAGCAACAACTTCAAAAACTTAAACGAGTACCAGTTTGATGACTTGGTTGATGATGATGTTGCAAAAGTGTTGAAGAAAATGAATATCGATTATTGTGTCGATTCTAAACCGCTTCAACATTTCTCTGATCAACAACTAAGAGAAGAGTTGTACAAGCGCAATACTAATGGAACTGATGAAGAGTTGGAACTGATTGACTCTGAGCCTTTATTTGATTTGGACTTAGATTTAAATCTTGATGATGAAGAAGAAGAAAAAGTTTCTGATGAATTGAATTTAGATGATTTAATTTTAGATTTAGAAGATGGTTTAAACTTAGACCTTGATGAAGATGAAGATGAAGATGATGATGAAGATCTTGATTTGGATTTTGGCGAAGAGGATTATGATTCTGAGATAGGTTTAGAGACACCAGATAGAATGTCTTTAAAAGCAAAAATATTAGAGTTCCTTGCTGAACACTGTAAACCGCTTGGAAGTTATGTCACTACTGCTAAGTTCTCAGAGGTCTTTGACTGCTCTACATACAAATACAAACCATTTTTAGATGAGTTAATTGAGAAAGAGCTTGTTATTATGTCAGAACCAATGCACAACCACTGTCGCATCAATTGCTACTCAGTAACAGCAAAAGGGTATCAGACGCTTTCTGAGATATATCTTTTAGATGAGAGTGGTAAAACTGATTATTACAACAAAACTGCTGCTCTGCTAAGAAAGTACAACTCAGACATCCAAACATCAGAAAGACTTGTTGATCTGTTTTTCACGCATGAAGATAGAGTGAGATTCGACAACTTAGAAGTCGTACAGGTTGTAGAAGATTTTGAAGAATTGCTTAAAAAACTTGATAAACCTGTTGATGAAAACGATATCGCTATCCACTATAAAAACAAGTGGCACTCTTTCAAATACACAGATCTGAGAATCTTTGCAAGCATCTTTAAACGATTAGAATCATACTCCTGTAATGATGAGTATGTTGAAGTGATAGAAGCTCTTAGAAGTGCTTATGTGGACGATACCAGAACTTTGATGAAGTATATGAGAGTCATTTCTTTAAACCACAAA contains these protein-coding regions:
- a CDS encoding BspA family leucine-rich repeat surface protein → MNNFKIAVLALSGLTSVYASAADFVALISSENIEFTKGNPNPPVNPACVGPDLTRSDLDAMIDNGDDVTKVCTGKITDMSYLFTEHENFNQDISGWDTSNVISMEGMFMQPMALPSTFNHDLSGWDTSSVQNFSYMFLTHVDYQHDLSGWDTSSANNWQDFISLSLSKMDMSDVPAAFHNDKIQAPIDRSNLDALIADPQTKDREIQFANVSQITDFSRLFSNNSTFNVDIGGWDVSNGTTFEGMFSSADSFNQDISGWDVSSGTNFMIMFSWNQGFDQDISGWDTSKVTDPYYYNNFRLGAILQHKHIPLSFQ